Proteins from one Staphylococcus saprophyticus subsp. saprophyticus ATCC 15305 = NCTC 7292 genomic window:
- the accD gene encoding acetyl-CoA carboxylase, carboxyltransferase subunit beta translates to MFKDFFNRSSKKKKYVTVSDSKQSDVPAGIMTKCPKCKKIMYTKELAENLNVCFNCDHHIALTAHNRIEAISDEGTFTEFDKGMTSANPLDFPSYEEKIQKDQQKTGLNEAVVTGTAQLDGMTFGVAVMDARFRMGSMGSVLGEKICRIIEHCTENRLPFILFSASGGARMQEGIISLMQMGKTSVSLKRHADAGLLYISYITNPTTGGVSASFASVGDINISEPKALIGFAGRRVIEQTINEKLPDDFQTAEFLLEHGQLDKVVHRKEMKATLSNILKMHQEVKTNA, encoded by the coding sequence ATGTTTAAAGATTTTTTCAATAGAAGCAGTAAAAAGAAAAAGTATGTAACAGTATCTGATTCAAAACAAAGTGATGTACCAGCAGGTATTATGACTAAATGTCCTAAGTGTAAAAAAATTATGTATACAAAAGAACTAGCAGAAAATTTGAATGTTTGCTTTAATTGTGATCATCATATTGCGTTAACTGCACACAATCGTATAGAAGCTATATCAGATGAAGGGACATTTACGGAATTTGATAAAGGAATGACCTCTGCTAATCCATTGGACTTCCCAAGCTATGAAGAAAAAATTCAAAAAGACCAACAAAAAACTGGTTTGAATGAAGCTGTAGTGACTGGCACAGCACAATTAGATGGTATGACATTTGGTGTGGCAGTTATGGATGCGCGATTTAGAATGGGAAGCATGGGCTCTGTATTAGGTGAAAAAATTTGTAGAATCATTGAACACTGTACTGAAAATAGATTGCCATTCATATTGTTTTCAGCAAGTGGTGGTGCAAGAATGCAGGAAGGTATTATCTCTTTAATGCAAATGGGTAAAACAAGTGTGTCTTTAAAAAGACATGCAGATGCTGGATTATTATATATCTCGTATATAACAAATCCTACAACTGGAGGCGTTTCTGCTAGTTTTGCTTCGGTTGGTGATATCAACATAAGTGAACCAAAAGCATTAATTGGTTTTGCAGGTAGACGTGTCATTGAACAAACTATAAATGAAAAATTACCAGATGATTTCCAAACTGCAGAGTTTTTATTAGAACACGGACAATTAGATAAAGTCGTACATAGAAAAGAAATGAAAGCGACATTATCTAATATTCTAAAAATGCACCAAGAGGTGAAAACAAATGCTTGA
- a CDS encoding acetyl-CoA carboxylase carboxyltransferase subunit alpha codes for MLDFEKPLFEIKNKIESLKESQEKNDVDLQEEIDMLEASLARETEKVYTNLKPWDRVQLARLQERPTSLDYIPHIFDSFIELHGDRNYRDDPAMIGGIGYLNGQAVTVVGQQRGKDTKDNIYRNFGMAHPEGYRKALRLMKQAEKFNRPIFSFIDTKGAYPGKAAEERGQSESIARNLVEMASLTVPVISIVIGEGGSGGALGLGITNRILMLENSTYSVISPEGASALLWKDSNLAKIAAETMKITAEDLYELNIADEVIKEPLGGAHHDVETQAQSIKRTFESHLSELNQLTQEELVEDRYQKFRTIGSYTE; via the coding sequence ATGCTTGATTTTGAAAAGCCGCTTTTTGAAATAAAAAATAAAATTGAATCTTTGAAAGAATCTCAAGAAAAAAATGATGTAGATTTACAAGAAGAAATTGACATGTTGGAAGCTTCATTAGCAAGAGAAACCGAAAAAGTATATACAAATCTGAAACCATGGGATCGTGTGCAATTAGCGCGTTTACAAGAAAGACCAACATCTTTAGACTATATCCCGCATATATTTGATTCATTCATCGAATTACATGGGGATAGAAATTATAGAGATGATCCAGCTATGATTGGCGGTATCGGCTATCTTAATGGACAAGCCGTTACAGTAGTGGGTCAACAACGTGGTAAAGATACAAAAGATAATATATATCGCAATTTTGGAATGGCGCATCCAGAAGGTTATAGAAAAGCACTTAGATTAATGAAACAAGCTGAAAAATTCAATAGACCGATTTTTTCATTTATTGATACAAAAGGTGCATATCCGGGTAAAGCGGCAGAAGAACGAGGTCAAAGTGAATCAATAGCCAGAAACTTAGTTGAAATGGCTTCGCTAACTGTACCAGTCATCTCTATTGTTATTGGCGAAGGAGGAAGTGGTGGTGCACTTGGTTTAGGCATTACCAATCGCATCCTAATGTTAGAAAACAGTACATATTCTGTTATTTCTCCAGAAGGTGCATCCGCTTTACTTTGGAAAGATAGTAATCTAGCTAAAATCGCGGCAGAAACAATGAAGATTACTGCCGAAGATTTATATGAATTAAATATAGCGGATGAAGTTATCAAAGAACCTTTAGGTGGCGCACATCATGATGTCGAAACACAAGCACAAAGTATCAAACGCACATTTGAATCGCATTTATCAGAATTGAACCAATTAACGCAAGAAGAATTAGTTGAAGATAGATATCAAAAATTTAGAACAATAGGTTCGTATACAGAATAA
- a CDS encoding NAD(P)-dependent malic enzyme, with protein sequence MTLRDEALEMHRKNQGKLEVSPKVKVTNKEELSLAYSPGVAEPCKEIHEDPRKVFEYTMKSNTVAVVTDGTAVLGLGNIGAEASIPVMEGKAVLFKSFSGIDGVPIALNTTDTEEIINTVKLLEPNYGGINLEDISAPRCFEIEERLKKETKIPVFHDDQHGTAIVTVAGMINALRIVDKDLSDIKVVLNGAGAAGIAIIKLLYSYGVRNMIMCDSKGAIYEGRSFGMNDTKAYVAKWTNRDKIDGSLNDVIEDADVFIGVSVADLLSKEMVESMADDPIIFAMANPNPEIKPDVAKAAGAKVIGTGRSDFPNQINNVLAFPGIFRGALDVEATHINEEMKQAAVEAIADLIKPEELNPDYCIPGPFDKRVAPSVAREVAKAAMESGVARVDVDPEEIYNKTMKLTDLDK encoded by the coding sequence ATGACATTAAGAGACGAAGCATTAGAAATGCATAGAAAAAATCAAGGGAAATTAGAGGTTTCACCTAAAGTAAAGGTGACTAATAAAGAAGAATTGAGCTTGGCATACTCGCCAGGTGTAGCTGAACCTTGTAAAGAAATACATGAGGACCCTCGTAAAGTATTTGAATATACAATGAAAAGCAATACCGTCGCTGTTGTTACTGATGGTACTGCGGTATTAGGACTTGGAAACATAGGGGCTGAGGCAAGTATACCGGTTATGGAAGGTAAAGCAGTGTTGTTTAAAAGTTTTTCCGGTATAGATGGTGTGCCAATTGCACTGAATACGACGGATACCGAAGAAATCATTAATACTGTAAAATTACTTGAACCCAATTATGGTGGTATTAATCTTGAAGATATTTCAGCACCTCGTTGCTTTGAAATTGAAGAAAGATTAAAAAAGGAAACTAAAATTCCTGTGTTTCATGATGATCAACATGGTACTGCCATTGTAACAGTTGCAGGTATGATCAATGCATTGAGAATCGTAGATAAAGACTTATCGGACATTAAAGTCGTATTGAATGGCGCTGGTGCCGCTGGTATTGCGATTATTAAATTACTTTATTCTTATGGTGTAAGAAATATGATTATGTGTGATTCAAAAGGCGCAATTTATGAGGGACGTTCGTTTGGTATGAATGACACGAAAGCTTATGTAGCTAAATGGACGAATAGAGACAAAATAGATGGCAGTTTGAATGATGTGATTGAAGATGCCGATGTATTTATTGGGGTTTCTGTGGCAGATTTATTGTCTAAAGAAATGGTTGAATCAATGGCTGACGATCCAATTATTTTTGCAATGGCTAATCCAAATCCTGAAATAAAACCGGATGTAGCGAAAGCTGCAGGTGCTAAAGTCATCGGTACAGGACGTTCAGATTTTCCAAACCAAATTAATAATGTCTTAGCATTCCCAGGCATATTTAGAGGGGCATTAGACGTTGAAGCAACACATATCAATGAAGAAATGAAGCAAGCAGCTGTTGAGGCTATTGCTGATTTAATCAAACCTGAAGAGTTAAATCCGGACTATTGTATTCCAGGTCCGTTTGATAAACGTGTTGCACCATCTGTTGCTCGAGAAGTAGCTAAAGCAGCGATGGAATCTGGTGTGGCAAGAGTAGATGTAGATCCAGAAGAGATATATAATAAAACAATGAAATTAACAGACTTAGATAAATAA